In Streptomyces sp. NBC_00683, the DNA window GCGGGTACTCGCCAACTTCACCTGGGCCAGGGCGGCCCTCGGCACCGCCGAGCTGTACCGTCAGGCGATCGCCGCCAGGGGAGCCCGCAGGTGACCTCCGCCGCGGCCCCCGGACCCCGTACCTCCGACCTCGAAGGCAGGCCCCCGTGCTGACCGTCGACTTCACCCGCTTCCCGCTCGCCGCAGGCGACCGGGTGCTCGATCTGGGCTGCGGCGCCGGCCGTCACGCCTTCGAGTGCTACCGGCGCGGCGCCCAGGTGGTGGCTCTCGACCAGAACGGCGAGGAGATCCGCGAGGTCGCGAAGTGGTTCGCCGCGATGAAGGAGGCCGGCGAGGCCCCCGAGGGCGCCACGGCCACCGCGATGGAGGGCGACGCGCTCAACCTGCCGTTCCCCGACGACTCCTTCGACGTCGTGATCATCTCCGAGGTGATGGAGCACATCCCCGACGACAAGGGCGTGCTCGCCGAGATGGTCCGCGTGCTGAAGCCCGGCGGCCGGATCGCGATCACCGTGCCCCGCTACGGCCCCGAGAAGATCTGCTGGACGCTCTCCGACGCGTACCACGAGGTCGAGGGCGGGCACATCCGGATCTACAAGGCCGACGAACTGCTCGGCAGGATCCGCGAGGCCGGGCTCAAGCCCTACGGCACCCACCACGCGCACGCGCTGCACAGCCCCTACTGGTGGCTCAAGTGCGCCTTCGGGGTCGACAACGACAAGGCGCTGCCGGTGCGCGCCTACCACAAGCTGCTGGTCTGGGACATCATGAAGAAGCCGATGGCCACCCGGGTCGCCGAGCAACTGCTCAACCCCGTAGTCGGCAAGAGTTTCGTGGCGTACGCGACCAAGCCGCACCTCCCGAAGGCCGAGGCGTGAGCACACCCGAGCGGACCGAACACCTCGTCCTGCCCGGAGTCCTCACCGCCGAGCAGGCCGCCGAGTCCGTGGCCGCGCTGCGCGCCGTGCAGCGCGAGGACGGGGCCCTGCCCTGGTTCCGCGGCCACCACCTCGACCCGTGGGACCACACCGAGGCCGCCATGGCCCTCGACGCCGCCGGTGAGCACGAGGCCGCGGCACGCGCCTACGCCTGGCTGGCCCGTCACCAGAACGACGACGGCTCCTGGTACGCCGCCTACCACGACGGCGACCCCGAGCAGCCCACCGACCTCGGCCGCGAGACCAACTTCTGCGCGTACGTGGCCGTCGGCGTCTGGCACCACTACCTCGCCACCGGCGACGACGCGTTCGCCGACCGGATGTGGCCGACGGTCTACGCCGCCATCGAGTTCGTGCTGCGACTGCAGCAGCCCGGCGGCCAGATCGGCTGGAAGCGCGAACCCGACGGCACCCCCGTCACCGACGCGCTGCTGACCGGCTCCTCCTCCATCCACCAGGCGCTGCGCTGCGCCCTCGCCCTCGCCGAACAGCGCGAGGAGCCGCAGCCCGACTGGGAGCTGGCGGCCGGAGCGCTCGGCCACGCGATCCGCAGCCACCCCGAGCGTTTCCTGGACAAGGACCGCTACTCGATGGACTGGTACTACCCGGTCCTCGGCGGCGCGCTCACCGGGCCTGCCGCGACCAAGCGGATCGAGGAGGGCTGGGACCGTTTCGTCGTGCCCGGCCTCGGTGTGCGCTGCGTGCTGCCCAACCCCTGGGTGACGGGCGGCGAGAGCTGTGAACTGGCGCTGGCGCTCTGGGTGACCGGGGAGTCGGACAGGGCGCTGGAGATCCTGCAGTCCGTCCAGCACCTGCGCGCCGAGGGCGGCATGTACTGGACGGGGTACGTCTTCGAGGGTGAGCGGGCCTTCTGGCCCGAGGAACTCACCACCTGGACCGTGGGTTCACTGCTGCTGGCGGTGGCCGCGCTCGGTGGGGACGAGGCGACCACCGCGGTCTTCAGCGGCGAACGGCTGCCGACGGGCCTGGAACCCGACTGCTGCGGCTAGAACCGGCGGACCCGGCCCGCCACGGCGTGCCCGATGAAGAGGTAGACGACTGCGGCCAGACCGTAGCCCGTGACGACCCGCGCCCACGCTTCGTCGAAGGTGAACAGGTCGTACGACCACCCGGCCAGCCAGCGGGCCGAGTCCTGGACGAACTCCACCAAGTCATTGGCCCG includes these proteins:
- a CDS encoding class I SAM-dependent methyltransferase — encoded protein: MLTVDFTRFPLAAGDRVLDLGCGAGRHAFECYRRGAQVVALDQNGEEIREVAKWFAAMKEAGEAPEGATATAMEGDALNLPFPDDSFDVVIISEVMEHIPDDKGVLAEMVRVLKPGGRIAITVPRYGPEKICWTLSDAYHEVEGGHIRIYKADELLGRIREAGLKPYGTHHAHALHSPYWWLKCAFGVDNDKALPVRAYHKLLVWDIMKKPMATRVAEQLLNPVVGKSFVAYATKPHLPKAEA
- a CDS encoding prenyltransferase is translated as MSTPERTEHLVLPGVLTAEQAAESVAALRAVQREDGALPWFRGHHLDPWDHTEAAMALDAAGEHEAAARAYAWLARHQNDDGSWYAAYHDGDPEQPTDLGRETNFCAYVAVGVWHHYLATGDDAFADRMWPTVYAAIEFVLRLQQPGGQIGWKREPDGTPVTDALLTGSSSIHQALRCALALAEQREEPQPDWELAAGALGHAIRSHPERFLDKDRYSMDWYYPVLGGALTGPAATKRIEEGWDRFVVPGLGVRCVLPNPWVTGGESCELALALWVTGESDRALEILQSVQHLRAEGGMYWTGYVFEGERAFWPEELTTWTVGSLLLAVAALGGDEATTAVFSGERLPTGLEPDCCG